In Anas acuta chromosome 5, bAnaAcu1.1, whole genome shotgun sequence, a single window of DNA contains:
- the API5 gene encoding apoptosis inhibitor 5, producing MPTVEELYRNYGILADATETAGQHKDAYQAILDGVKGGAKEKRLAAQFIPKFFKHFPELADSAINAQLDLCEDEDVSIRRQAIKELPQFATGDNLPRVADILTQLLQSDDSAEFNLVNNALLSIFKMDAKGTLGGLFSQILQGEDIVRERAIKFLSTKLKTLPEEVLTKEVEEFILTESKKVLEDVTGEEFVLFMKILSGLKSLQTVSGRQQLVELVAEQADLEQTFNPTDPDCVDRLLQCTRQAVPLFSKNVHSTKFVTYFCEHVLPNLGSLTTPVEGVDIQLEVLKLLAEMSSFCGDMEKLESNLKKLFDKLLEYMPLPPEEAENGENASSEEPKLQFSYVECLLYSFHQLGRKLPDFLTAKLNAEKLKDFKIRLQYFARGLQVYIRQLRLALQGKTGEALKTEENKIKVVALKITNNINVLIKDLFHIPPSYKSTVTLSWKPVQKADASQKRTSEDTTSSSPPKKASAGPKRDARQIYNPPSGKYSSNLGSFSYEQRGGFRGGRGRGWGGRGNRSRGRIY from the exons ATGCCCACCGTCGAGGAGCTCTACCGCAACTACGGCATCCTGGCCGATGCCACCGAGACGGCGGGGCAG cATAAGGATGCTTACCAGGCGATCTTGGATGGTGTGAAAGGAGGTGCCAAGGAGAAGAGGCTCGCAGCCCAGTTCATTCCGAAGTTCTTCAAGCATTTTCCTGAATTAGCTGACTCAGCTATCAATGCCCAGTTGGACCTCTGTGAGGATGAAGATGTTTCT ATCCGGCGCCAGGCAATTAAGGAATTGCCTCAGTTTGCCACTGGAGATAACCTTCCCCGGGTAGCAGACATACTGACCCAGCTTCTCCAGTCAG atgATTCTGCAGAATTCAATTTGGTCAACAATGCATTGCTCAGTATCTTTAAGATGGATGCTAAAG GGACTTTGGGAGGCTTATTCAGTCAAATTCTTCAGGGGGAGGATATTGTGAGAGAGAGGGCCATCAAGTTCCTCTctacaaaactgaaaaccctGCCGGAGGAGGTGTTGACAAAGGAGGTTGAAGAGTTCATATTAACTGAGTCAAAGAAG GTGCTGGAAGATGTGACAGGCGAGGAATTTGTTCTGTTCATGAAAATCCTGTCTGGGTTAAAAAGCCTACAGACAGTAagtgggaggcagcagctggtggAGCTGGTCGCCGAACAAGCTGACCTGGAGCAAACATTCAATCCCACTGACCCTGATTGTGTGGACAGACTTCTACAGTGTACTCGGCAGGCAGTGCCACTCTTCTca aagaaTGTTCATTCCACAAAATTTGTTACCTACTTCTGTGAGCATGTGCTTCCGAACCTCGGTTCTTTGACTACTCCAGTGGAGGGTGTTGATATCCAGTTAGAG GTCTTGAAGCTTCTTGCGGAAATGAGTTCATTTTGTGGAGATATGGAAAAGCTTGAATCAAACTTAAAGAAGTTGTTTGATAAGTTACTG GAGTACATGCCACTTCCTCCGGAGGAAGCAGAGAACGGGGAAAATGCCAGCAGTGAAGAGCCCAAGTTGCAGTTCAGTTACGTGGAGTGTCTGTTGTATAGCTTCCATCAGCTAGGTCGTAAGCTTCCAGACTTCCTCACAGCCAAGTTGAATGCAGAGAAATTGAAAGACTTTAAAATCAG gCTACAGTATTTTGCTCGAGGGTTGCAGGTGTATATTCGACAGCTTCGTCTTGCGCTCCAAGGGAAAACTGGAGAAGCCTTGAAGACAGAGGAG aacAAGATCAAAGTGGTTGCcttgaaaataacaaataacatCAATGTTTTAATCAAG GATCTCTTTCACATTCCTCCTTCTTACAAAAGTACAGTCACACTGTCCTGGAAACCAGTACAGAAGGCAGATGCAAG TCAAAAAAGAACAAGTGAAGATACAACCTCAAGTTCACCTCCAAAGAAGGCTTCGGCAGGACCAAAAAGGGATGCCAGGCAGATATATAATCCTCCCAGTGGAAAATACAGTAGTAACCTGGGTAGTTTTTCTTATG agcaaaGAGGTGGTTTCCGTGGCGGACGTGGAAGAGGCTGGGGAGGACGTGGCAATCGTAGTCGAGGAAGAATCTACTGA